The following are from one region of the Macaca thibetana thibetana isolate TM-01 chromosome 2, ASM2454274v1, whole genome shotgun sequence genome:
- the LOC126948157 gene encoding proteasome assembly chaperone 2-like has translation MFVPCGESAPDLAGFTLLMPAVSVGNVGQLAMDLIISTLSMSKIGYFYTDCLVPMVGNNPYATAEGNSTELSINAEVYSLPSRKLVALQLRSIFIKYKSKPFCEKLLSWVKSSGYARVIVLSSSHSYQRNDLQLHSTPFRYLLTPSMQRSVQNKIKSLNWQEMEKSRCIPEIDDSEFCIRIPGGGITKTLYDESCSKEIQMVVLLKFVSEGDNIPDALGLVEYLNEWLQIIKPLSDDPTASTSWWKIPSSWRLLFGSGLPPALF, from the coding sequence ATGTTCGTTCCCTGCGGGGAATCGGCCCCCGACCTTGCCGGCTTCACCCTCCTAATGCCAGCAGTATCTGTTGGAAATGTTGGCCAGCTTGCAATGGATCTGATTATTTCTACACTGAGTATGTCTAAGATTGGTTACTTCTATACCGATTGTCTTGTGCCTATGGTTGGAAACAATCCATATGCGACTGCGGAAGGAAATTCAACAGAACTTAGTATAAATGCTGAAGTATATTCATTGCCTTCAAGAAAGCTGGTGGCTCTTCAGTTAAGATCcatttttattaagtataaaTCAAAGCCGTTCTGTGAAAAACTGCTTTCCTGGGTGAAAAGCAGCGGCTATGCCAGAGTCATTGTTCTTTCGAGCAGCCATTCATATCAGCGCAATGACCTGCAGCTTCACAGTACTCCCTTCCGGTACCTACTCACACCTTCCATGCAAAGAAgtgttcaaaataaaataaagagcctTAACTggcaagaaatggaaaaaagccGGTGCATTCCAGAAATAGATGATTCCGAGTTTTGTATCCGCATTCCGGGGGGAGGAATCACAAAAACGCTCTATGATGAAAGCTGTTCTAAAGAAAtccaaatggtagttctgctgaAATTTGTTTCAGAAGGGGACAACATCCCAGATGCATTAGGTCTCGTTGAGTACCTTAATGAATGGCTTCAGATAATCAAACCACTTAGCGATGACCCCACAGCATCTACCTCATGGTGGAAAATACCAAGTTCTTGGAGATTACTCTTTGGCAGTGGTCTTCCCCCAGCACTTTTTTGA